GGCGTGGGAAGACAGCCTTGAACAGTTCGGAATTCCAGTTGGTGCCGTCTTCCCCGGTGGGCGCTCCGATCAACCCAGCGTGGCCCTACCGATCGTGCATTGCCATGCAGACTTCCGGGCCCCCATGTATGTAGGGGATGCTGCAGTGATCCACCTTTTACCCAAACGGATTGATCCCGGTTGTTTTGAAGTCGTTAGTGAGATAAGCCTCAACACTCAAAAAGTTGCAAGCGGGTGCCTACAGCACCTCGCGATTGATGCCGTAACTCGCCAACGCTGCAGCTTGCCCGAACCGATCGAACGTTGGATCGAAGCCTCAACCCTGGGCCAAATCCAACCGCTTTAACCAGTCGCGCCAGGCTTGCCGTTGCCATTTCCCAGCATCCGTCGGAGCCAACTCAGGACACAACACCCAGCGTCGAGGGCGGTCTGACGCTGGCCAATCAGCCGTCATGGCTGCCAACTGCTCCAGCACGACGGGATTGGATGCGCGCGCCAAGGTCACCAACCGCTGTCCCCATTCCGGGTCGTCCATTCCCAAAAACAAAACGGACTCAACCGGTAAACCAGCCACGCGAATCTCACGCATCAATCGATCTTCAAGCTGCTCGGGAAAAACGGTTTCACCACCACAATTCAAGGCCGTATCAAGCCTTCCACCGATCACTAATCCTCCATTGATCTGAGCCCGGTCTCCTGAACGCCACCAACCCATGGAATTCGCAACAGGCAACAACACGTCGGGCTGTTCATCACGCCATGAACCCAGTGCCAGGCGCTGGGTTCGGACCTCTAAAGCTCCATCGACTCCAAGCCGCAATTCCACATCGCACAAGGGGGCTCCGCAGGATGAATCCCCAGCCAAAAATTGTTGAGGGGAAAGCGCCGTCACCATCGCCGCCGTTTCAGTCGCCCCGTAGCAGGGTGCCAAGGGGATTCCAACAGCCCGTGCTTGCGTCGCCAGGGGCTTCGCCAACGACGCCCCGCCAACCCAAATCACCCGCATCTCGCCCAAGAATTCCCGGCCAGCTGGATCAGATAGCAACCGACCCAACTGCGTTGGCACCAACGAGAGCAAGACAGAACGATTCGACCACTCCGGCAAATCCCTGCAATGTCGGAGCAGTTCTCCAGGCTGCTTCATCAACTTGGAAGGCAAGCGGTGATGAGGCACCCCCCAGCTGCGGGCGCGCCACCAAGGCATCAGCCCACTGACGTGATGAATCGGCAAAGGATTGAGCACCAGGGACCGCTTGGGATCCATCTCGATGCCCTGCAGCCAAGTGGCCGTAGCAGCAGCGGAAGCATCGAGATGATGGCGAGGCTGCAAACACCATCGACGACCACCGCTGCTGCCTCCACTCCTCACCGCGACTCCAGGACCTGGCGGGAATAAATCCTGGGGCAGCGGCACTGGTGCATCGGCCAATGGCACCCATCGACCGGCATCCAAGGCCTGCAAGATGTGGTCGGGATCAATCACCCTGCAGCTGCCCAGACCAGCTCTGGATTGTGAGAGAACAAGGCACCTTCAGGGCACCATCCCGGCGCCAGGCCAGGGGCAGCAGGCGTTGGGCCAACCCACTGCAACGCCGCCAAATGGTGCACCCAACGGCGAGCGATCCCGGATTCGAACGCCGTACTCACCATTCGATAGGGAACTCCAGCTTGGATTTGCCGCAACAACGGCCGTGGATCGCCATCTACCGCAGGGCGCCGCACCTGCCACCCCATCCAGCTGTCACGGAGCTCGGGTCGACGCTCAAGTGATTCATCGAGGGCCACCGACCCGCGTTTGGCCAGTTGCTCGAGCCCTTCGTGGTCATCAACCGCCAATGGCTGCTCCAGCCA
The DNA window shown above is from Synechococcus sp. CC9902 and carries:
- a CDS encoding acyl-CoA thioesterase, with the translated sequence MNAYPWLEIPRTVRFSDTDAAGVMHFQHLLGWCHQAWEDSLEQFGIPVGAVFPGGRSDQPSVALPIVHCHADFRAPMYVGDAAVIHLLPKRIDPGCFEVVSEISLNTQKVASGCLQHLAIDAVTRQRCSLPEPIERWIEASTLGQIQPL
- a CDS encoding AMP-binding protein — protein: MIDPDHILQALDAGRWVPLADAPVPLPQDLFPPGPGVAVRSGGSSGGRRWCLQPRHHLDASAAATATWLQGIEMDPKRSLVLNPLPIHHVSGLMPWWRARSWGVPHHRLPSKLMKQPGELLRHCRDLPEWSNRSVLLSLVPTQLGRLLSDPAGREFLGEMRVIWVGGASLAKPLATQARAVGIPLAPCYGATETAAMVTALSPQQFLAGDSSCGAPLCDVELRLGVDGALEVRTQRLALGSWRDEQPDVLLPVANSMGWWRSGDRAQINGGLVIGGRLDTALNCGGETVFPEQLEDRLMREIRVAGLPVESVLFLGMDDPEWGQRLVTLARASNPVVLEQLAAMTADWPASDRPRRWVLCPELAPTDAGKWQRQAWRDWLKRLDLAQG